DNA sequence from the Armatimonadota bacterium genome:
TCCCGATGAGCAGGAAGGCCGCCAGGAACCCCAGGATGATCATGGTTTCCGGCAGGGCCAGGAAAACGATCATCAGGCCGCCGATCTCCGGCCGCTCCGCCATGGCTCCCGCCGCAGCCGAGCCGATGCGCGCCTGGGCCAGCGCGGTGCCCAGCGCGCCGAACCCCACCGCCACCGCGGCGGCCAGCGCCAGCAGCCCCGAGCCCACGCCCAGGCCGGGCACGGGCGCAGGCTCCTCTGCGGCGGCCAGCGCCGTTCCACCAAAGACGGCCAGCGCTACGGCGGTGAGCATGAGCATAC
Encoded proteins:
- a CDS encoding V-type ATP synthase subunit K; amino-acid sequence: MSRLVRMLMLTAVALAVFGGTALAAAEEPAPVPGLGVGSGLLALAAAVAVGFGALGTALAQARIGSAAAGAMAERPEIGGLMIVFLALPETMIILGFLAAFLLIGKIR